AGGGGCAACTCCTCGAGCTGCTCTCCACTGCTTTCAGCATCTATGCCGGAAAGGGCCAGGGGCTCCGCTGACAGTGAAGATGGAGACGCTGTAAGTCTTTTGTTTTGCTGCTCCATTGAAGACCTGCTCATCTCTTTACCAGGTTCCAGGTCCTGTTCAGGGGAGATCTGTGGTGGGGACATGGGGCTCTTGTTTCCATCCTCGcctggaagaagaaaaaaggaaggatggCATAAGAACTAGAGGAAAGAATACTGCTGAGGGGACACTACAAGGACAGAGAAGGAAATAAGGGTCTCAAACAGGTGACTTATGCTCAACAAAGTAGAGGGAACTGACACATGGGGGGAATGCTTCCCTGACATAcctgcttcctcctcctcctcttcattGTTCCCCTGACCTTCCTGCATCTGTTCCAGATCCTCCTCCTCTTCAGAATCTGtaacctcctcctcttcttcctcctcttcttcttcttcctcctcctcttcttcttcctcttcctcctcctcatcactttcctcatcttcttcctcatctgtctcagCCTTGGAGGTGGTAGGACACTCCTGGGATGCTATTCCACTAGGGCCCTAGAGGACAAAGGAGTTTCTCTAAGAAATCCCTTGCTCCAGAGTCCAGCCCTTGCTTTCTTTCTGCACATTCCCCCAGCAGTCACCCCAGACTCCCTGGAGGCCAGTGCAGGGGAAGGACATGGCCTCTCTGAAGGAGGTATCCCTCTCATACCTCACCAGAATCTGAGGAGGCTCTGGGGGGTTCTGCAGGGTGGCCAGAGGTGCCTTTGAGCCGAGCCCTTCTCTTCTGTCTCTCACCCTCCTCACTCTGATCTTGCATCATTGCATATTTGGTGATGACCTCATCCAGCCGGCTCATGGCCAAGCTCCGGTTTTCCCGAAGGCGCCGAGCCAGGATGGGATCCAACAGTGCAGGGTCAATGCCTATGTGGGAAGATATAAAGTCAGAGCATTCAGCCCAAACTCTAGAAGGAGAGACTAAAGGGATGCCCCTCTGCCACACACCTGATGGGTTGCTGATGGGCATCCTGCAAACTCCCTACCTGGCCTATAGTCATCTGTGAGGTGGCAGCCAAAGTTGTAGATGAGATCAAGGTGGCGTCGTTCCTGTAGCCTGATGCCCACATCTCGGAAGGCATCCTgagccatgagctggagctgctGCCGAGGGAGGCCGAGGCTGTGTCGAGCAGCTGCCTTCTCTACGGCCCGCAGCACATCTCTATAGTCAGGGAAGGTATCAGGCCCTGGCTTGTTGATAAGCCGCTCAATGCGCCTGTTAACCTCTGGGTAGCGGGTTCCACGGTAGGGGATGCGCTGCTCTATAACACGGCCGGTCAGTGAAGAGCAGTCTTTCAGCTCACACAGGCGCCCAAAGAGGCGGATCAGCTTACGCTTCAACCGTGCCTCCTGTAGGTATGTGGAATCCGGGTCATCCAGTTCTGAGAGATCCAGCTCCTTCTCCTGCAGCCTCCGTATCTCTGCCACATAGAGGGCCAGTAGCTGCTCCAAGTGCTGGATCTGCCGCCGAGAACCACGGGTCCTTGGGGCCTCAGAGGCAGTGGTCTCAGCATTTG
This is a stretch of genomic DNA from Elephas maximus indicus isolate mEleMax1 chromosome 1, mEleMax1 primary haplotype, whole genome shotgun sequence. It encodes these proteins:
- the DAXX gene encoding death domain-associated protein 6 codes for the protein MATDNNIIVLDDDDEDEAAAQPGPSHPPPNPASPRAEAPGPSEPCVSEGSSSSGSKKCYKLENEKLFEEFLKLCKMQTAEHPEVVPFLYNRQQRAHSLFLASAEFCNILSRVLSRARSRPAKLYVYINELCTVLKAHSAKKKLNLSPAATTSSEPSGNNPPTDPPLDSTNAETTASEAPRTRGSRRQIQHLEQLLALYVAEIRRLQEKELDLSELDDPDSTYLQEARLKRKLIRLFGRLCELKDCSSLTGRVIEQRIPYRGTRYPEVNRRIERLINKPGPDTFPDYRDVLRAVEKAAARHSLGLPRQQLQLMAQDAFRDVGIRLQERRHLDLIYNFGCHLTDDYRPGIDPALLDPILARRLRENRSLAMSRLDEVITKYAMMQDQSEEGERQKRRARLKGTSGHPAEPPRASSDSGEGPSGIASQECPTTSKAETDEEEDEESDEEEEEEEEEEEEEEEEEEEEEEVTDSEEEEDLEQMQEGQGNNEEEEEEAGEDGNKSPMSPPQISPEQDLEPGKEMSRSSMEQQNKRLTASPSSLSAEPLALSGIDAESSGEQLEELPLEEESPVSQLFELEIEALPVETTPSPEERDISSSKKQTEDSLITVLENGAAMVTSTSFNGGVSPHTWGDSCPPCKKSRKEKAPGSGPLGDSYVERQRAVHEKNGKRICTLPSPPSPLASVTPVADSSTRVDSPSHGLVTSSLCSPSPARPSQTPQSQASRPGTYKMSVATQCDPEEIIVLSDSD